A part of Synergistaceae bacterium genomic DNA contains:
- a CDS encoding NAD(P)-dependent oxidoreductase → MPLHIITEAERCLQCKNPMCQKGCPVHTPIPQVILLFREHKLMEAGEILFRNNPLSLVCSMVCNHANQCAGNCIRGRKDSPVHFSSIETYISDMYLDRMPVSAPSAQNGKHVAVIGAGPAGITVAVILAHEGYRVTIFEWKSKIGGVMQYGIPEFRLQKSILDRYESRLEEMGIQIRLNATIGSILMIDDLFRDGYDSVFVGTGAERPRTLGIRGESLGNVHFAMNYLANPKAHHLGDHVAVIGVGNAAMDVARTALRNGTKSVTLYAMGKEIAASSSEVAYAELDGAEIETGMQVQEITERGPVFCRTIYGENDEIIGHEDERIQVDADSTIISISQIPRGKLVRTTSGLTAAENGLLIVDENYMTTREGVFAAGDVVTGAKTVVHAVEGAKKAAESMMKYMNGELKQKSDTTSEQ, encoded by the coding sequence ATGCCTCTGCACATAATCACAGAAGCCGAACGCTGTCTACAGTGCAAAAATCCCATGTGCCAGAAAGGATGCCCTGTTCACACTCCGATCCCGCAGGTGATACTGCTATTCAGGGAACACAAACTCATGGAGGCCGGAGAAATTCTTTTCCGCAACAATCCTCTGTCGCTCGTCTGCTCTATGGTCTGCAACCACGCAAATCAGTGCGCCGGAAACTGTATCAGGGGACGAAAGGACAGCCCCGTTCATTTCTCCAGCATTGAGACGTATATCTCCGACATGTATTTAGACCGTATGCCCGTCTCGGCACCGTCAGCGCAAAACGGGAAGCATGTCGCCGTAATCGGTGCAGGCCCGGCGGGGATTACTGTAGCTGTGATTCTCGCGCATGAGGGATACAGGGTAACAATTTTCGAGTGGAAAAGCAAAATCGGCGGCGTAATGCAGTATGGGATTCCTGAGTTCAGATTGCAGAAATCCATTCTTGACCGCTACGAGTCCCGGCTTGAAGAAATGGGAATACAAATCAGGCTGAATGCGACAATCGGAAGTATATTGATGATTGATGACTTGTTTCGCGACGGCTACGACTCTGTTTTTGTCGGGACAGGGGCGGAAAGGCCGCGAACGTTAGGGATTAGGGGCGAGAGTCTCGGAAATGTTCACTTTGCGATGAATTACCTTGCCAACCCTAAAGCCCATCACCTTGGGGATCATGTCGCTGTTATTGGCGTGGGTAATGCGGCAATGGACGTAGCCCGCACAGCCCTGCGGAACGGCACGAAATCCGTAACACTCTACGCAATGGGAAAAGAGATAGCGGCAAGCTCAAGCGAGGTGGCATACGCAGAACTTGACGGAGCAGAAATTGAGACGGGAATGCAGGTTCAGGAGATCACAGAAAGAGGGCCGGTCTTCTGCCGGACGATTTACGGCGAAAATGATGAGATTATCGGCCATGAGGATGAGCGGATTCAGGTTGACGCGGACTCGACTATCATCTCAATCAGCCAGATACCCCGCGGGAAATTGGTACGCACAACAAGCGGACTCACTGCCGCAGAAAATGGACTCTTGATTGTTGACGAGAATTATATGACGACAAGGGAAGGAGTTTTTGCGGCGGGCGATGTTGTTACTGGGGCAAAGACTGTAGTACATGCTGTTGAAGGCGCAAAGAAGGCAGCTGAGTCGATGATGAAATACATGAACGGCGAACTGAAGCAGAAGAGTGATACTACGTCAGAACAGTAA
- a CDS encoding phosphocholine cytidylyltransferase family protein encodes MKALILAAGLGTRLRPITDTRPKCMAEVNGIKIIDRQLSNLQANGLSDIYMISGYKSEILSAHINDRWPSVRVITNRDYDRTNNMYSLFLAREFLDGSNFLLMNGDVYFDAGITAGLLSCGHEDAIACDKSQYLEESMKVIYDGRKITHISKTITPEEYYAVSIDVYKISARTSSLLFRKAEETIKVRGDVNSWTEKALDEIFPDSDFQPYVIHDRWYEIDSLQDLEKASEIFRGDSL; translated from the coding sequence GTGAAAGCATTAATCCTCGCGGCGGGACTCGGAACAAGACTGCGCCCAATCACAGACACCCGCCCAAAATGTATGGCAGAAGTGAACGGTATCAAGATTATTGACCGTCAGCTCTCAAACCTTCAGGCAAACGGACTCAGCGACATATACATGATTTCCGGCTACAAGTCAGAAATTCTTTCAGCACACATCAATGACAGATGGCCTTCTGTCCGCGTAATCACTAACAGAGACTATGACCGCACAAATAATATGTACTCGCTTTTCCTCGCACGTGAATTTCTTGACGGAAGCAATTTCCTTCTCATGAATGGAGATGTTTATTTTGACGCGGGAATAACAGCCGGGCTTCTCTCCTGCGGCCATGAAGACGCAATAGCCTGCGACAAATCACAGTACCTAGAAGAGTCCATGAAGGTTATTTACGACGGCAGGAAAATAACCCACATCAGCAAGACAATCACCCCGGAGGAATATTACGCGGTTTCGATTGATGTCTACAAGATTTCGGCGCGTACATCATCATTGCTTTTCAGGAAAGCGGAAGAAACAATAAAGGTCCGCGGCGATGTAAATTCATGGACGGAGAAAGCTCTTGATGAAATTTTCCCGGACTCAGACTTTCAGCCGTATGTGATTCATGATAGATGGTACGAAATCGACAGCCTTCAGGATTTGGAGAAAGCCTCAGAGATTTTCAGGGGGGACTCGCTGTGA
- a CDS encoding HAD-IIA family hydrolase — translation MKSLKEIKLFMLDMDGTIYHEDELIPGALEFFGLLNEHGIPYVFMTNNSSRSKADYVSKLNRLGIKAGVKNITSSADALIRYLRRQGEGRNIYLAGTESLRRELSGAGFRIMPEDYRGSDIDFAVLGFDTELTYGKIAGLCYYVSRGYPYVATNCDLKCPVREGKFIPDCGAIAEMISHAAGRMPVFVGKPDREMIDSVSAEWNIPNEYIACIGDRLYTDIAAAVNAGAVSVCVLTGEADREEISASEIKPDYCFGSIMNVYEEIR, via the coding sequence GTGAAAAGCCTGAAGGAAATAAAGCTGTTCATGCTCGACATGGACGGGACAATCTACCATGAGGACGAATTAATCCCCGGTGCGCTTGAATTTTTCGGACTCCTCAATGAGCACGGCATTCCCTATGTATTCATGACGAACAACTCATCACGGAGCAAAGCCGATTACGTCAGCAAACTAAACAGGCTCGGAATCAAAGCGGGCGTGAAGAACATAACATCATCGGCGGACGCTCTCATACGCTATCTCAGACGGCAGGGAGAAGGGCGGAATATTTACCTTGCAGGCACGGAGTCATTGAGGCGCGAGCTTTCCGGGGCGGGCTTCAGGATAATGCCGGAAGATTACCGGGGAAGCGATATAGATTTCGCGGTTCTTGGGTTCGACACGGAGCTTACTTACGGGAAAATTGCGGGGCTTTGCTACTATGTCAGCCGCGGTTATCCGTATGTTGCAACAAACTGCGATCTGAAATGCCCGGTCCGTGAGGGGAAATTCATTCCTGACTGCGGGGCCATCGCCGAAATGATAAGCCACGCCGCCGGAAGAATGCCCGTCTTTGTCGGAAAGCCTGACCGCGAAATGATTGACTCAGTCTCAGCAGAATGGAATATCCCAAACGAGTATATAGCCTGCATAGGCGACAGGTTATACACGGACATTGCAGCCGCTGTAAATGCCGGGGCGGTGTCGGTATGCGTTCTTACGGGCGAGGCTGACAGGGAAGAAATTTCTGCCTCAGAGATAAAGCCGGATTACTGTTTCGGGTCAATCATGAATGTTTATGAGGAGATACGCTGA